A single region of the Vidua macroura isolate BioBank_ID:100142 chromosome 12, ASM2450914v1, whole genome shotgun sequence genome encodes:
- the CALML4 gene encoding calmodulin-like protein 4 — protein sequence MAKFLSQDQINEFKECFSLYDKKQKGKIKASDLLAVMRCLGASPTPGEVQRHLQLHRIDRNAELDFSTFLNIMYRQMKQEEPEEEILRALAMMDRQKRGVIAVRELRAKLTRLGEKLSEEEVDDLLREAKVGPNGTIKYEEFVRLICLPSVDY from the exons ATG GCAAAGTTTCTGTCCCAGGATCAAATCAATG AGTTCAAGGAATGCTTTTCCCTGTACGACAAGAAACAGAAAGGGAAGATCAAAGCCTCGGACCTGCTGGCAGTGATGAGGTGCCTGGGAGCCAGCCCCACGCCGGGAGAGGTGCAGAggcacctgcagctgcacaggatCG ACAGGAACGCAGAGCTGGACTTCTCCACCTTCCTGAACATCATGTACCGGCAGATGAAGCAGGAGGAGCCCGAGGAGGAGATCCTGAGAGCCCTGGCCATGATGGACAGGCAGAAGAGAGGAGTGATCGCCGTGCGCGAGCTCCGCGCCAAGCTCACCCGGCTGGGGGAGAAGCTTTCCGAGGAGGAAG TGGATGACCTGCTAAGAGAAGCCAAAGTTGGGCCAAATGGAACCATCAAATACGAGGAATTTGTGCGCCTCATTTGCCTCCCCTCGGTGGACTACTGA